The Nothobranchius furzeri strain GRZ-AD chromosome 17, NfurGRZ-RIMD1, whole genome shotgun sequence nucleotide sequence tttatttttacagttaaccccccccccccccccccccccacacacacacacacacacacacaaattttgagacaaaacattttatttttacagttaactctcccccccccccttcccccaagcataatcatggggcatcatgccgccggtctctctctggccagagggcctcatcaacatcacaggcgatgtcctactggtccaaacagctctggaagtaccgcctcgagtgcctcatgaagccctgacaagcctcaaaggccacatctctacaaggctcctccatggcttgaagcagtgggaccttgctctgtggattcctttcgaacaccttccacctccaggctgagaacaactcctcagtgggattgaggaagggggaataaggtggatgtTATAAAATGGaataccgtgggtggtcctgaaaccactcatacacctgggtagccttgtggaaacttacttttatgctgcagtccttgattgcaaattgctcgccagacccgaaagtttggagatttgaatatttgtgtgttgttgattgaagctttgagaatttatgtggaaagtgtgtgtaaacctgaaaattgtgtgttgtgttttgacagcaaggtaatgtgaaattgacatcagagtgtaaaggaggaaaatcagagttctaatatgataaggaaatcttaagtagtgataaattgagtcaagcaattgggaacagaagtagaggttgtgaaaattgtgcctcatttttgctttttgaattttagcaatcgaaaaaaactgcaaCTGCTACAAGTTCTGTGTCCAACGTTTCAATTTCACAGTCTGCCAAAAGTAAGTGAAGCTAACAGCACTTGCTTTATCCAGATGTGTAGCAATACACGTTTTAACTTGTTTATGAATCTGGGGTATGGTCTTGTTGACAATGGAGTGGCGGCTGGGGGCATTACGTAGCGAGGCTCGAGGTGTTCAATTAAGCATCTAAACCCGACATTACTCACCACCGACGGGCTAGTCATCAAGCACAATAAACTGGCATATCTTCTCTGTTAGGGTTAATGCCTTTTTGGTATCTCTCGGGAGATTCTCATGCTTTGCAAAGGTTTCAGGCAGCGTTTGTTGTTTAACGCCAGGGAATTGTTTCTTCGCCTCCGTGGTCTTGTGAAAATCCTCATGCAGCTTTGTGTGATGCTTCTTCAAATGCGCAATGAGGTTCGATGTATTAAATGTCCCTGGGTCTGTCCCACAACGGGAAACTTCTCcatgacaagtgttgcactgagcaACACTGTCTTTTTCATGCTTCAGTGAAAAATACAGTTACAGTTTTGACAcattttaacgagcttcctccgcgccGTGTACAGCACTCTCACAAAGGTTCAGCAgatatgtttacatttttgccgctgcgCGCCTTCAGTGTTAGGGAAAGGAAGGGAGGGGCTGATGCGATGCTGCTGTCAGggtctgtcatggattttatcaatatgtttatcaataacccatttcctgtagttggAGGGAGGAGACAATgatcaacaagtcaaacagttataactgtggcaagatgcacgagGGGGGGGTGGGGGAAGAGAGggggggtgagagagagagagagagagtgtgtgtttgtgtgtgagtggcttgtgtgggtgtgtctgaatgagttcTGAACTAGTGGGCATGCAGAGAGGAATAGAGAAATACATATTACATTcatttgattgagtccatgatcaagaattaataaacataattttatctctaggctccacagtagcagcgacggacGGCTGGTTTGACTGGCTCTGAGAAGCGTTAATCAGAATTTGCAGTTCGCgttttttttccttctaccaATCGCATAGTGATGTCTGGGCTTAAAAGCAGCTCATTAGATTCATAGTTATTTGTaaaagtaatgcattaccataaatagtaatgtgtttaccaacattggttatgtatactactgattgcaaaaacacccctaggtattttgtcttctctttttactgaatatttttatgttatatatttctgcttggttcactgcagtttcaaggaagagagaagagacggatgagaaacctctgctcttacatttccacaaccatcaaatgaaagatggaggtgtcccaaccagcagcttggctgggcagatgacagcaaaagttggtggaggagcagaaactagcaagaacctagatctggaccctaatgaaaagacgtctgattcttcagagattgaagttggtggagaagatgaagatgatgtgaatctagactctgagcaTTCAGACTCTGGGCCAGAACCTGGAAACggagaccatggctgtaatgagaacaagtcttcgaagtcagatattaagacagtcaacaaatcatttagctgccctgtgtgtggtatacggttcctccacaagtggtctcttcagaaacatgtgagaatgacaagtcattcagcagtaaagtcttcagagtgttcggataatacaaaatgtgtgaaagagaagcaacatggaggCTCATGCAGAAAAGTCATGAAACAACCAAAATCATTttgttgtgatgactgtggaaaaagatttagccataagtcCAATTTAACCCATCATATGAAAGGCCACaccggacagaagccttttgcctgtgagctctgtggatacagatgtacccaaaaggcaagtttaaacaaacacatgagagttcacacaggagagaagccttttgcctgtgagctctgtgaatacaggtgtacccaaaaggcacatttaaacagacacatgagagttcacacaggagagaagccttttgcctgtgagctctgtggatacagatgtttccaaaaggcacatttaaacgaacacatgagagttcacacaggagagaagccttttgcctgtgagctctgtggatacagatgtacccaaaaggcacatttaaacagacacatgagagttcacacaggagagaagccttttgcctgtgagctctgtggatacagatgtaccctaaaggcaactttaaacacacacatgaaagtccacactggagagaagccttttgcctgtgagctctgtggatacagatgtaccctgaaggcacatttaaacagacacatgagagttcacacaggagagaagcc carries:
- the LOC139063603 gene encoding zinc finger protein 271-like isoform X1; translation: MTGRARARSRGRVRDQETAVPGASKASEPAPVPAPSAEAGLVGRGTEEVSRKREETDEKPLLLHFHNHQMKDGGVPTSSLAGQMTAKVGGGAETSKNLDLDPNEKTSDSSEIEVGGEDEDDVNLDSEHSDSGPEPGNGDHGCNENKSSKSDIKTVNKSFSCPVCGIRFLHKWSLQKHVRMTSHSAVKSSECSDNTKCVKEKQHGGSCRKVMKQPKSFCCDDCGKRFSHKSNLTHHMKGHTGQKPFACELCGYRCTQKASLNKHMRVHTGEKPFACELCEYRCTQKAHLNRHMRVHTGEKPFACELCGYRCFQKAHLNEHMRVHTGEKPFACELCGYRCTQKAHLNRHMRVHTGEKPFACELCGYRCTLKATLNTHMKVHTGEKPFACELCGYRCTLKAHLNRHMRVHTGEKPFACELCGYRCTLKATLNTHMKVHTGEKPFACELCEYRCTQKANLNTHMRVHTGEKPFACELCGYRCTQKASLNTHMRVHTGEKPFACELCEYRCTQKANLNTHMRVHTGEKPFACELCGYRCTLKAILNKHMRVHTGEKPFACELCEYRCTQKANLNTHMRVHTGEKPFACELCGYRCTLKASLNKHMRVHTGEKPFVCELCGQRFHQKTHLKRHTSIHTSVCV
- the LOC139063603 gene encoding zinc finger protein 235-like isoform X2 is translated as MKDGGVPTSSLAGQMTAKVGGGAETSKNLDLDPNEKTSDSSEIEVGGEDEDDVNLDSEHSDSGPEPGNGDHGCNENKSSKSDIKTVNKSFSCPVCGIRFLHKWSLQKHVRMTSHSAVKSSECSDNTKCVKEKQHGGSCRKVMKQPKSFCCDDCGKRFSHKSNLTHHMKGHTGQKPFACELCGYRCTQKASLNKHMRVHTGEKPFACELCEYRCTQKAHLNRHMRVHTGEKPFACELCGYRCFQKAHLNEHMRVHTGEKPFACELCGYRCTQKAHLNRHMRVHTGEKPFACELCGYRCTLKATLNTHMKVHTGEKPFACELCGYRCTLKAHLNRHMRVHTGEKPFACELCGYRCTLKATLNTHMKVHTGEKPFACELCEYRCTQKANLNTHMRVHTGEKPFACELCGYRCTQKASLNTHMRVHTGEKPFACELCEYRCTQKANLNTHMRVHTGEKPFACELCGYRCTLKAILNKHMRVHTGEKPFACELCEYRCTQKANLNTHMRVHTGEKPFACELCGYRCTLKASLNKHMRVHTGEKPFVCELCGQRFHQKTHLKRHTSIHTSVCV